The Engraulis encrasicolus isolate BLACKSEA-1 chromosome 4, IST_EnEncr_1.0, whole genome shotgun sequence genome includes a window with the following:
- the LOC134447834 gene encoding apelin receptor B-like produces MMANNTTADTMTSSCDEPEWWIQSHNIITFLYILICILGLSGNSVVIFIVWRARSKWRALDLYIVSLAVADFIFLVNLPLWATYEALADHWVFGSALCKLSNYLWLVNMYASIFFLASLSLHRYLAIVHSRASLQLCTRHTKTLLVFVWLLAGLLSIPELVFNNTFQEDNRTKCDMDFSIVAEEKSKLQWEAGLDIMNFVVGFAVPLLALIVCYGCIAYTLARHFYGEPREVRRMRRLLKIICLLVLVFSICWTPYHVDTLLISISRLSHVDTSACSFHSMAYPYIECLAYANNCMNPFLYAFCDPNFRTQCLLLLHLRKAPVSGSSSHGGTKDGERRQQVGVPISGSTSNGEEKGVEVGVQSPDLDIN; encoded by the coding sequence ATGATGGCCAACAACACCACTGCCGACACTATGACCTCGTCCTGTGATGAACCTGAATGGTGGATCCAATCTCACAACATCATAACCTTCCTGTACATCCTCATCTGCATCCTGGGTCTCTCGGGCAACAGTGTGGTCATCTTCATCGTCTGGCGTGCCCGCTCTAAGTGGCGTGCTCTGGACCTGTACATTGTCAGCTTGGCTGTGGCCGATTTCATCTTTTTGGTAAACTTGCCGCTGTGGGCCACATATGAAGCGTTGGCAGATCATTGGGTCTTTGGTAGTGCCCTGTGCAAGCTCAGCAACTACCTGTGGCTCGTCAACATGTACGCCAGCATCTTCTTCCTTGCCAGCTTGAGCTTGCACCGTTACCTGGCCATCGTACACTCCAGGGCCAGTTTGCAGCTGTGCACCCGCCATACAAAGACCTTACTGGTCTTCGTCTGGCTACTGGCTGGCCTGCTGTCGATCCCCGAGCTGGTGTTCAACAACACCTTCCAGGAGGACAACAGGACCAAGTGCGACATGGATTTTAGCATAGTCGCAGAAGAAAAATCTAAATTGCAGTGGGAAGCCGGCCTGGACATCATGAACTTCGTGGTGGGGTTTGCCGTGCCACTGCTGGCCCTGATTGTCTGCTACGGCTGCATCGCCTACACACTGGCGCGCCACTTCTATGGCGAGCCCAGGGAGGTCCGGCGCATGCGACGCCTTCTGAAGATCATCTGCCTGCTGGTGCTGGTCTTCTCCATCTGCTGGACGCCCTATCATGTGGACACACTGCTGATCTCCATTTCCCGCCTCAGCCACGTGGACACGTCAGCCTGCAGCTTTCACAGCATGGCCTATCCGTACATTGAGTGCCTGGCTTATGCCAACAACTGCATGAACCCCTTCCTATATGCCTTTTGTGACCCGAACTTCCGCACGCAGTGCCTCCTTCTGCTCCACCTGAGGAAGGCTCCAGTGTCCGGGTCCAGCAGCCATGGGGGCactaaagatggagagaggaggcaaCAAGTAGGTGTGCCAATCTCAGGGTCCACTAGCAATGGTGAGGAAAAGGGGGTAGAAGTAGGTGTGCAGTCTCCAGATCTAGACATAAATTGA
- the LOC134448098 gene encoding apelin receptor B-like — MMANNTTADTMTSSCDEPEGWTQSRILLTFLNVLISILGLSGNSVVIFIVWRARSKWRALDLYIASLAVADFIFSVNLPLWATYEALGQHWVFGRALCKLSNYLWLVNMYASIFFLACLSLHRYLAIVHSRASLQMCTRRIKTVLVFVWLLAGLLSIPELVFNNTFQEDNRTKCDMDFSMVADEKSKLLWDAGLDIMNSVVGFAVPLLALIVCYGCIAYTLARHFHGEPREVRRMRRLLKTISLLVLVFALCWMPYHVATLLFSLSRLGHMDTFSYSIHGAVYPYIECLAYANSCMNPFLYAFCDPHFRSQCLALVHLRKAPVSGSSSHGGTKDGEKRQQVGVPISGSTSNGEERGVQGVPVSRSGNHGIALQGKERGNK, encoded by the coding sequence ATGATGGCCAACAACACCACTGCCGACACTATGACCTCGTCCTGTGATGAACCTGAAGGATGGACCCAATCTCGCATCCTGCTAACCTTCCTGAACGTCCTCATCAGCATCCTGGGTCTCTCGGGCAACAGTGTAGTCATCTTCATCGTCTGGCGTGCCCGCTCTAAGTGGCGCGCTCTGGACCTGTACATCGCTAGCCTGGCTGTGGCCGATTTCATATTTTCTGTAAACTTGCCGCTGTGGGCCACATATGAAGCGTTGGGACAACACTGGGTCTTTGGCAGAGCCCTGTGCAAGCTCAGCAACTACCTGTGGCTCGTCAACATGTACGCCAGCATCTTCTTCCTCGCCTGCTTGAGCTTGCACCGTTACCTGGCCATTGTACACTCCAGGGCCAGTTTGCAGATGTGCACCCGCCGTATAAAGACCGTACTGGTCTTCGTCtggctgctggctggcctgctgtCGATCCCTGAGCTGGTGTTCAACAACACCTTCCAGGAGGACAACAGGACCAAGTGCGACATGGATTTTAGCATGGTGGCCGACGAAAAATCTAAATTACTGTGGGACGCCGGCCTGGACATCATGAACTCAGTGGTGGGGTTTGCCGTGCCACTGCTGGCCCTGATTGTCTGCTACGGCTGCATCGCCTACACACTGGCGCGCCACTTCCACGGTGAGCCCAGGGAAGTCCGGCGCATGCGGCGCCTGCTGAAGACCATCTCTCTGCTGGTGCTGGTCTTTGCCCTCTGCTGGATGCCCTATCACGTGGCTACGCTACTGTTCTCCCTCTCCCGCCTCGGCCACATGGACACGTTTTCCTACAGCATCCATGGCGCAGTGTATCCGTACATTGAGTGCCTGGCCTATGCCAACAGCTGCATGAACCCCTTCCTATACGCCTTTTGTGACCCGCACTTCCGCTCGCAGTGCCTTGCTCTGGTCCACCTGAGGAAGGCTCCAGTGTCCGGGTCCAGCAGCCATGGGGGCActaaagatggagagaagaggcaaCAAGTAGGTGTGCCAATCTCAGGGTCCACTAGCaatggagaggaaaggggggtgcAAGGTGTTCCAGTCTCCAGGTCTGGCAACCATGGCATTGCACTACAGGGGAAGGAAAGGGGCAACA